Proteins encoded in a region of the Suncus etruscus isolate mSunEtr1 chromosome 1, mSunEtr1.pri.cur, whole genome shotgun sequence genome:
- the LOC126026540 gene encoding olfactory receptor 2A12-like encodes MGSNQTWITEVILLGFQFDPEVETFLFGLFLLFYSLTLMGNGLILGLIILDSRLHTPMYFFLSNLAIVDMSFASSIVPKMLEILIAHKTTMSFVPCILQTLLYLTFAITECTSLVVMSYDRYVAICHPLHYSVIMSWKVCTVLTAFCWVFSFLTALVHVSLLLRLPFCGPQTINHFFCQLLALIKLTCGDTRINKIVLIVGSMLVLVVPLCLVLVSYTHILIAILKIQSKEGRKKAFSTCSSHLCVVGLFFINAIILYMTPKFIQSEKQKKILSLFYCLFNPMLNPLIYSLRNSEVKGALRRVLKRKRAVWN; translated from the coding sequence ATGGGAAGCAATCAGACATGGATCACAGAAGTCATCCTATTGGGATTCCAGTTTGATCCAGAAGTAGAAACTTTCCTTTTTGGATTATTCTTGCTATTCTACAGCCTCACCTTGATGGGAAATGGGCTTATCCTGGGACTCATCATTCTGGACTCCAGACTGCATACCcccatgtatttctttctttcaaacctgGCTATTGTTGATATGTCCTTTGCCTCAAGTATTGTCCCCAAGATGCTAGAAATTCTTATAGCTCATAAGACAACCATGTCCTTTGTTCCATGCATACTTCAGACTTTACTCTATTTGACATTTGCCATCACAGAGTGTACAAGTTTGGTGGTTATGTCCTATGATCGGTATGTGGCAATATGTCACCCCCTACACTATAGTGTAATCATGAGCTGGAAAGTGTGCACTGTCCTGACTGCCTTTTGCTGGGTCTTCAGTTTTCTTACGGCTCTGGTTCACGTGAGTCTTCTTCTGAGGTTGCCCTTTTGTGGGCCCCAGACAATAAACCACTTTTTCTGTCAACTCTTGGCACTAATCAAATTGACCTGTGGTGACACAAGGATCAACAAAATTGTCCTCATTGTAGGCTCTATGTTGGTATTAGTGGTACCCCTCTGCTTGGTTCTAGTGTCCTACACACACATCCTGATTGCTATTCTCAAGATACAGTCTAAAGAGGGTCGCAAGAAAGCCTTCTCCACCTGCTCCTCCCACCTCTGTGTGGTTGGACTTTTCTTTATCAATGCCATTATCTTATACATGACTCCCAAATTCATCCAAtctgaaaagcaaaagaaaattctgtctttgttttaCTGTCTTTTTAACCCTATGTTGAACCCTCTTATCTACAGTCTGAGGAATTCAGAAGTCAAAGGTGCCCTGAGGAGAGTgctcaaaagaaaaagagcagTGTGGAATTAG